A single region of the Duganella sp. BuS-21 genome encodes:
- the clsB gene encoding cardiolipin synthase ClsB: MRTSVNFLADNEVKLLHTGTDYFPALIEAIESAQYEVYFETYIFAGDDTGRKVLAALMGAAQRGVQVRAITDWWGTGRRQVNSMHAQLAAAGVEHRMFNPWFRRGVTRTHRKICVVDRQLAFVGGININDDMFCDYDHSKALSAPRWDFAVQVRGPLVADIQTEAVTQWRRLGKLSIMKRIGLYRDMRKVEKIAASHAVQAGFVVRDNLRNRRTIQRAYLQALGRARKTVLLANPYFAPGRKFRQALASAAERGVEVVLLIGVGEIWLQDAVAHSFYPKLLAAGVKVVEYHKTQLHAKVAVIDDDWATVGSSNVDGLSLFLNQEANVVIKDAAFAQSLRRHIEQAVADGKVITYDDFEHVGHVRRIGYEIAFVFYKLIMRVFAVGKYA; encoded by the coding sequence ATGCGCACCTCTGTCAATTTCTTAGCCGATAACGAAGTCAAGCTGCTTCACACCGGCACCGATTATTTCCCTGCGCTGATCGAGGCGATCGAGAGCGCGCAGTACGAAGTCTATTTCGAGACCTATATCTTCGCCGGCGACGACACCGGCCGGAAAGTGCTGGCCGCGCTGATGGGCGCCGCCCAGCGCGGCGTGCAGGTGCGCGCGATCACCGATTGGTGGGGCACCGGCCGCCGCCAGGTCAACAGCATGCACGCGCAGCTGGCCGCCGCCGGCGTCGAGCACCGTATGTTCAATCCGTGGTTCCGGCGCGGCGTCACGCGCACGCACCGCAAGATCTGCGTGGTGGACCGCCAGCTGGCCTTTGTCGGCGGCATCAACATCAACGATGACATGTTCTGCGACTACGATCACAGCAAGGCGCTGTCGGCGCCGCGCTGGGATTTCGCGGTGCAGGTGCGCGGCCCGCTGGTGGCCGATATCCAGACCGAGGCGGTGACGCAATGGCGCCGCCTCGGCAAGCTCAGCATCATGAAGCGCATCGGCTTGTACCGCGACATGCGCAAGGTGGAGAAGATCGCCGCCAGCCACGCCGTGCAGGCCGGCTTCGTGGTGCGCGACAACCTGCGCAACCGCAGGACCATCCAGCGCGCCTACCTGCAGGCGCTGGGCCGCGCGCGCAAGACCGTGTTGCTGGCCAATCCCTACTTCGCGCCGGGCCGCAAGTTCCGCCAGGCGCTGGCGTCGGCCGCCGAGCGCGGCGTCGAGGTGGTGCTCTTGATCGGCGTCGGCGAAATCTGGCTGCAGGATGCGGTGGCGCACTCGTTCTACCCGAAGCTGCTTGCGGCCGGCGTCAAAGTGGTGGAATATCACAAGACGCAGCTGCACGCCAAGGTGGCGGTGATCGACGATGACTGGGCCACGGTCGGCTCCAGCAATGTGGACGGCCTGAGCCTGTTCTTGAACCAGGAAGCCAACGTGGTCATCAAGGATGCGGCGTTTGCGCAAAGCCTGCGCCGGCATATCGAACAGGCGGTTGCCGACGGCAAGGTCATCACTTATGATGACTTCGAACACGTCGGTCATGTGCGCCGCATCGGCTACGAGATCGCGTTTGTGTTTTACAAGTTAATCATGCGGGTGTTCGCTGTGGGGAAATACGCGTGA